A segment of the Bacteroidales bacterium genome:
TTAGCTGTTCCAACTTGCACAGCGGTTGCTCCTGCTAATAGAAATTCGATAGCATCGGTAGCTGTCATAATACCACCAATACCAATTACAGGAACTTTAACGGCTTTTGACACTTGCCAAACCATTCTCAGTGCTACGGGTTTAACAGCAGGTCCTGACAAGCCACCCGTAATAGTAGACAATACCGGACGGCGTGTTTTGGCATCTATCGCCATGCCCAATAAGGTATTGATGAGCGAAAGAGCATCGGCACCTTCGTCTTCGGCTGTTTTAGCCATTTCTACAATATTGGTAACATTGGGCGAAAGCTTTACTATCATTGTTTTTTGATAGACTTTACGAACAGCCGAAACCACAGCTTTTACACCTGGACAGGTGGTACCAAAAGCCATTCCACCTTCTTTTACATTGGGGCAACTAATATTAACCTCTATTGCCGTTATTTTTTCTAAATCGTTCAATTTTTCGGCTATTGCAACATATTCCTCAACGGTAGAACCTGAAACATTCACCCAGATATGTGTATCGTAATGCTTAATTCGAGGATAAATATTTTCTATAAAATAATCGACCCCTTTGTTTTGAAGCCCAACCGCATTGAGCATTCCTGCTGGTGTTTCGGCCATTCGAGGATAAGGATTCCCTTCGCGATGTTTTAAAGTAGTTCCTTTAACAATAAAACCACCTAATCGGTTTAAATCGATAAAATCAGTAAATTCTTCGCCATAACCAAAAGTACCCGATGCTGTAGTTACCGGATTTTTCATCGTGAGTTGATGAATATTAACAGATAAATCTACCATAATAATTCTTTTGAGTTAAAAACAGGTCCTTCGGTACATACACACTGATGCCCATTAACAGTAGGTGTTACACAACATAAACAAGCCCCTATTCCACATGCCATAGTATTTTCGAGCGAAACTTCGCACTCTACTCCGGCTTCTTTTGCACGTTTTGCAACAGCTTTCATCATAACTTCTGGACCACATGTATATATTTTGTTATACATATTTAATGAACTAAATAAAGAATGTGTAGTTACATAACCTTTTTCGCCCATCGATCCATCTTCTGTTGTAACAAATGTAGGTGCAATACTATTATATAATTCGTACTCGATAATATCTTCTTTTGATTTAAAGCCAATGATAATATCTTCGTCAATGCCTTCTTTTTTTAAGACTTTTGCCAAGTATAGCAAGGGAGCAATACCGCATCCTCCACCAACCAAAAGAGCTTTTTGACCTTTTTCAATATTAGAATAACCTTTGCCTAAGGGGTAAATAATGTTTACTACGTTACCTTTATCTAATAATGACAACTTTTGGGTACCTTTTCCGACTATTTGAATGAGCAACGAGATGGTATTGTTTTCATAATCAACATCGTGGATAGATAAAGGACGACGTAAAAACACTTCGGGAGCGTTAGGAACAGTTAATTGAAGAAACTGTCCAGGTTGTATAAGTTCGAGCTTTTTCTTTGGTTTTATTAAAAGAATGAAGTATTTGTTGTTAAGTTTATGATTTGCTAAAACTTCGGCATCAATTACTTGTTTAGCCATAATTATTTTTGGCTGTAAAAGTATAGCTTTTTAGGTATTAAAAAAATGAAAAAATTCTTATGTAGAAAAAATTTCGGCTTTCCCATCATCGTACAATAAAATAATCTGCTTTACTTTTCTAATTGCAATTTTATTGTCTAAACTTTTTGGTATTTGAATATCATCTGTTAATGTTTCTTTTGATTGAAATTCAATTTTATGTTCACTCTTTTCAAACGTTTTATTTTCGATTATATCTTCATTCGTTTTGTTTTGAGTATATAAAGCATCAAATAGAGAAGGTTCGCGATTGGGTTTAAACATTTCGCCTTTACCTGTAATTAGCCATTCAGCATTTATATAATCAAATCGAGTTAATATTTTTTGAATTAACTCTAAACTTGGATTATTTCTTCCCGAAAGTATATGCGAAATGCTTGAACGTTGAACACCAATTTCATCAGCAAATTTTGAAGGATTGATATTTTCTATTTCCAGAAATTTTTGAATACGACTTTTCATAAAAATATTCAAATTTAATAGTTCACAAATGTAATAAATTTAATGATTACAAATGTAACATACATATATTTACATTTGTAAATTACGCACATATCAATATCATCATAATATAATCTATTATATTGAAGTTATTTACTATATAAATTATATATATAAATGATTTACAATATTATATAAACTTTAAAATAGTCATTTTATACAGAAGTGAATTGATTTTGATTTTTGAT
Coding sequences within it:
- a CDS encoding dihydroorotate dehydrogenase — its product is MVDLSVNIHQLTMKNPVTTASGTFGYGEEFTDFIDLNRLGGFIVKGTTLKHREGNPYPRMAETPAGMLNAVGLQNKGVDYFIENIYPRIKHYDTHIWVNVSGSTVEEYVAIAEKLNDLEKITAIEVNISCPNVKEGGMAFGTTCPGVKAVVSAVRKVYQKTMIVKLSPNVTNIVEMAKTAEDEGADALSLINTLLGMAIDAKTRRPVLSTITGGLSGPAVKPVALRMVWQVSKAVKVPVIGIGGIMTATDAIEFLLAGATAVQVGTANFIDPQATIKIIEGIEQYLIENKFKSVKDIVGALIV
- a CDS encoding dihydroorotate dehydrogenase electron transfer subunit, whose product is MAKQVIDAEVLANHKLNNKYFILLIKPKKKLELIQPGQFLQLTVPNAPEVFLRRPLSIHDVDYENNTISLLIQIVGKGTQKLSLLDKGNVVNIIYPLGKGYSNIEKGQKALLVGGGCGIAPLLYLAKVLKKEGIDEDIIIGFKSKEDIIEYELYNSIAPTFVTTEDGSMGEKGYVTTHSLFSSLNMYNKIYTCGPEVMMKAVAKRAKEAGVECEVSLENTMACGIGACLCCVTPTVNGHQCVCTEGPVFNSKELLW
- a CDS encoding helix-turn-helix transcriptional regulator, with amino-acid sequence MKSRIQKFLEIENINPSKFADEIGVQRSSISHILSGRNNPSLELIQKILTRFDYINAEWLITGKGEMFKPNREPSLFDALYTQNKTNEDIIENKTFEKSEHKIEFQSKETLTDDIQIPKSLDNKIAIRKVKQIILLYDDGKAEIFST